gcggcggcgcggcttGCGGCGACTTGCCTCGACCCCTCCCTCTCCCGCGGCCACGCCCTCCACGCGAGCCTCTACCGCGACCCCGTCCCGGAAACGTGCTTTCGTCATCACTCGAAACAACTATAGACTCCCTTTTCACGAGAACAATCAACTGCTTCTCATCTTTACGCTTTGCCTCTTCTTTCGCACTCGCTGCATCTATTAAACTCTTCAACTGATCGGCATCAGCCGCGTCTAGGGCTTCTTTACACATGCGCATACGTTCATTCATCTCTTCCTCAGTTTCAGCTGTAGATTCCAAAAGCGATTCGACACATCGGCGCCGATGCGCATCGAGAACGCGACGGAAGACGTCGTCATCACGTTTTAATGTGAAATCTTTAATGGCTTCAGTAACAGCACGAACTGACAAAACAGACAACTGTTTTTCAGGTGGTTGAGAATCATAGTAAGCTTGTAAAAGCGTTTCAACATCAGTTACTTCCGATGTAACTTCCACATGAGCTGTATCATCCTCTTCACAGATTCTCTCCTTTTTATCacgtattttcttttctcttttcatgattaataaatcattaggATTTGCAACTTGACCATTGAAATTTTGGCCAAACCTAACACGGTTAAAATCCTGCTCATCTCTTTCATAGAAAACACTGAGCCTGACGAGAGGCAAGGTTGGTTGTTTTGGATCTCCACTTCTAAGTTTTTCTGCTTCAGCGATGGCCTCATTCACTTTTACTTTCAAGaaattttgtactttttcattttcattaacaTCTCCATCACCCAAATTTTCCTCTGATAacacaattgttttaaatatgaatggtCTCACAGTTTTTAAAGGAATAGGTGTGACTATGTACTCTTTTTTGTGCAGCTGTAACAATGCACAATGTTTTGGTAAGGCCTCACCAGCTGCCATAGAGGTAGCCACAGTGCTGCCAGGCTGGATAACAAAGAAGCCCTCATCATCCCTTTTTACATCTTTCATTGGGAATACCTGACTGTCATGTTCGTGTCCCCATATAACTAGATCTAAAAATTTAGGCAACACATTttcagaaatataattattgggACCTCTATCAGCTCTGTTTTGATGTAACACAAATATGTTGAACCAGTCTGCTCCATTTTCCATTAAATCCATTTCAACCTTTTTTTCTGCAAACAAACGAGCAAGACGCTGGTCTTTCAAATGACTCAATCCATAAAgagataattttgtttcacCCTTTTGAATTAACACTGGAGATATCCGGACTTTCGTGTAATCAGTCCATTTGCCGAAATAATTGACTAGCCCAGTAATAGATAAAATGTCGAGAGAGCTGACACTGCCTTGACCGACTGGATCATCGTGATTTCCATGAATAGACAATATCGGATATGACACGTTTAAATTGGGATCTTCATAATTAACGCTCCTTGAAAAGTTTTCTAATTGATCAGATAatacttcaatatttataggCTTATCGCCGAAACAATACTTGCGAATGATTTCTGTGCATTTGTACATGCAACTCGGCGATGGCTTGGCATGATCAAACAGGTCTCCTCCAAGCAGTATGAAGTCAACATCATACTGAACAGCTGAGGATAGAACTTCTTCAAAAGCTATAAAACTATCATCACCACGTACGGCGTCGTTTTCTTGATATCCCAAATGGATATCAGATGCGATTAAGACGCGCAAAGTGTCGTCAGGAGACCAACCATTATCATTTTGTACCATTTTGGTGTCGacaattatttagttttatttatattttgaagtatttaatttaactcttAAATTACCCTTATTGTTAACCGCCAGAACCGGCACAAACAATCTCTGTATCGAAAACGACATTGACATTTCAAatgacaaattgaaaaatgtctGCGTTCATTGAAGACAGCATAATACTACTCAAAGAGTAGTCTATATCACACTATCCTAAATTTAGGTACTGAATCAGATATTACACTCATAATCAgcccatataatatgttcccactgcaacTTTTCCCAGTTCCTACCACATGGTTTagattggcagatgtcattGCACTTTTGATTCTACGACATGCTGGTTACGACATGATGTGGATCTTGTACctacagataaattgaaaatttcatgTATTTGCACGCTCGACCCGTCtcaaacatacaattttttctctaaaaccaaggtcctaaccactgagccaccacttatcttaaaattaaaacaagtttTGCATTGAAAAGgaaacataaattgtatttaaataaaccctCTCCCAAATCACAAATACGCACAGAAATTgacagtaaatttaaattttataagcgATACCTAGTACAAGCGATGACAGTGCCTGCCAAATGTAATGATAATTCTACTTACTACATTCTGAATAGAGAGCTAGAATTAGTTTTATAAGAACcttcttcttctctttgttTAATGGCTATACGCAATAGAGGGATCACGCGAAAATTtggattttgatataataattgaatcaaaatttaaattccaaaattgaattattaaatatttgatattacagCAGTATTGTTGGGTAACAATTTTGCAAATTTCCGAAAGGGAAACCTCAAATTAGCGccgtaaataatatgtacctgCCGTGTATATAGCCTAATCATGTAAACAATCGCAATCGATCACATTACTTTAGAAAATTGACGTTGACGTTGACATTTCTATACAATCGGCTAGACTAATGTCCAATAGGAATAAGGAAtggattttgtataaattttgtacatattggtctttattgtaattattaagttaattacacagtttttttcaataaaagttatttttttatttgatggtGCCTTACCTACAGTTATTGATCTGCTAGAGTAAACTAATGCAGTAGGTGAAATACGCACAATTCAGAAAATATAAGTGATGTGTTGACAAAAAAGTTTTCGAGTGTTATTGTTTGGGAATAAAAGGTGATCCGATTGCGATGGCTTTGGGAGGATccacatatttacaaaacgcTA
The sequence above is a segment of the Zerene cesonia ecotype Mississippi chromosome 17, Zerene_cesonia_1.1, whole genome shotgun sequence genome. Coding sequences within it:
- the LOC119833308 gene encoding double-strand break repair protein MRE11; this translates as MVQNDNGWSPDDTLRVLIASDIHLGYQENDAVRGDDSFIAFEEVLSSAVQYDVDFILLGGDLFDHAKPSPSCMYKCTEIIRKYCFGDKPINIEVLSDQLENFSRSVNYEDPNLNVSYPILSIHGNHDDPVGQGSVSSLDILSITGLVNYFGKWTDYTKVRISPVLIQKGETKLSLYGLSHLKDQRLARLFAEKKVEMDLMENGADWFNIFVLHQNRADRGPNNYISENVLPKFLDLVIWGHEHDSQVFPMKDVKRDDEGFFVIQPGSTVATSMAAGEALPKHCALLQLHKKEYIVTPIPLKTVRPFIFKTIVLSEENLGDGDVNENEKVQNFLKVKVNEAIAEAEKLRSGDPKQPTLPLVRLSVFYERDEQDFNRVRFGQNFNGQVANPNDLLIMKREKKIRDKKERICEEDDTAHVEVTSEVTDVETLLQAYYDSQPPEKQLSVLSVRAVTEAIKDFTLKRDDDVFRRVLDAHRRRCVESLLESTAETEEEMNERMRMCKEALDAADADQLKSLIDAASAKEEAKRKDEKQLIVLVKRESIVVSSDDESTFPGRGRGRGSRGGRGRGRGRGRGKSPQAAPPPVPERRTPKRSAAQKTTSWLQTLTSDRTLRRRKDSSEIEISD